From one Planococcus citri chromosome 3, ihPlaCitr1.1, whole genome shotgun sequence genomic stretch:
- the LOC135840966 gene encoding tropomodulin-like isoform X4, translating to MSTVEEVYEGEITRTVTRRTSFKIKETSSKKTTTTMTTPAKLVSTNSTDIKKYEDMDVDQLLAQLSPEEIQILAKEVDPDDSLLPPSQRCSYECSKEPTGPVNRKKLIEHINKQALESPDRPEAKPYVAGTVRGKKWVPPQNANQKGENEKIAIDLDDEYEVALNNASQEEIIDLAAILGFHSMMNQDQYHASLLNKGQPVGLGWDGITKATQPKAFPPEPPNNTDPDESIRRVKDDDHQLTDLNWNNIKNISDEKFEQLFAALPGNTHLETLSLSNTGLTDRTATKLADALEKNNTLKVVNVETNFISPVIIVRLFKALLKQKVIEEFRASNQRSQVLGNKIEMEITKLVEQNPTILRLGLHLEYNDARHRISAHLQRNLDRIRQSRIGLSS from the exons ACATCATCCAAGAAAACTACCACTACGATGACAACGCCGGCCAAATTAGTCAGCACGAATTCGACCGATATCAAAAAATACGAAGACATGGACGTGGATCAGCTACTAGCCCAGCTGTCTCCCGAAGAAATTCAAATCCTAGCTAAAGAAGTCGACCCCGAT gATAGTTTATTACCTCCTTCGCAAAGATGCAGCTACGAATGTTCCAAAGAACCAACCGGACCTGTGAATAGGAAGAAATTAATCGAACACATAAACAAACAAGCGTTAGAATCGCCAGACAGACCCGAAGCGAAACCTTACGTAGCCGGTACCGTAAGAGGCAAaaag TGGGTGCCTCCTCAAAATGCTAATCAAaaaggagaaaatgaaaaaattgcaattgatCTCGACGACGAATACGAAGTTGCTTTGAATAATGCGTCGCAAGAGGAAATTATTGACCTTGCTG CAATATTAGGATTCCATTCGATGATGAATCAAGACCAGTATCACGCTTCGTTATTAAATAAAGGTCAGCCAGTCGGCTTGGGCTGGGATGGTATTACGAAAGCCACGCAGCCAAAAGCTTTCCCGCCGGAACCGCCCAATAATACCGATCCTGACGAATCGATAAGACGAGTAAAAGATGACGATCATCAGCTAACTGATTTAAATTGGAATAATATAAAA AATATTTCGGACGAAAAGTTCGAACAGTTATTTGCCGCTTTGCCTGGTAATACGCATTTAGAAACGTTAAGCCTCAGCAATACCGGCCTGACGGACCGAACAGCCACCAAATTGGCCGATGCTCTAGAGAAAAATAATACGCTAAAAGTTGTAAA CGtcgaaacaaattttatcagcCCTGTTATAATCGTTCGTTTGTTCAAAGCATTGCTCAAACAGAAAGTTATCGAAGAATTCAGAGCGTCTAATCAG AGATCGCAAGTGCTgggtaataaaattgaaatggaaatcACGAAATTGGTGGAGCAAAATCCGACGATACTAAGGTTGGGTTTACATTTGGAATACAATGACGCGCGACACCGAATCTCAGCCCACCTGCAACGTAATCTCGATAGAA TACGCCAAAGTCGTATCGGATTGTCGTCTTAA
- the LOC135840966 gene encoding tropomodulin-like isoform X2 translates to MSTVEEVYEGEITRTVTRRTSFKIKETSSKKTTTTMTTPAKLVSTNSTDIKKYEDMDVDQLLAQLSPEEIQILAKEVDPDDSLLPPSQRCSYECSKEPTGPVNRKKLIEHINKQALESPDRPEAKPYVAGTVRGKKWVPPQNANQKGENEKIAIDLDDEYEVALNNASQEEIIDLAAILGFHSMMNQDQYHASLLNKGQPVGLGWDGITKATQPKAFPPEPPNNTDPDESIRRVKDDDHQLTDLNWNNIKNISDEKFEQLFAALPGNTHLETLSLSNTGLTDRTATKLADALEKNNTLKVVNVETNFISPVIIVRLFKALLKQKVIEEFRASNQRSQVLGNKIEMEITKLVEQNPTILRLGLHLEYNDARHRISAHLQRNLDRNRVKSVVTVNYNLTLEKRSSRIDIKQTL, encoded by the exons ACATCATCCAAGAAAACTACCACTACGATGACAACGCCGGCCAAATTAGTCAGCACGAATTCGACCGATATCAAAAAATACGAAGACATGGACGTGGATCAGCTACTAGCCCAGCTGTCTCCCGAAGAAATTCAAATCCTAGCTAAAGAAGTCGACCCCGAT gATAGTTTATTACCTCCTTCGCAAAGATGCAGCTACGAATGTTCCAAAGAACCAACCGGACCTGTGAATAGGAAGAAATTAATCGAACACATAAACAAACAAGCGTTAGAATCGCCAGACAGACCCGAAGCGAAACCTTACGTAGCCGGTACCGTAAGAGGCAAaaag TGGGTGCCTCCTCAAAATGCTAATCAAaaaggagaaaatgaaaaaattgcaattgatCTCGACGACGAATACGAAGTTGCTTTGAATAATGCGTCGCAAGAGGAAATTATTGACCTTGCTG CAATATTAGGATTCCATTCGATGATGAATCAAGACCAGTATCACGCTTCGTTATTAAATAAAGGTCAGCCAGTCGGCTTGGGCTGGGATGGTATTACGAAAGCCACGCAGCCAAAAGCTTTCCCGCCGGAACCGCCCAATAATACCGATCCTGACGAATCGATAAGACGAGTAAAAGATGACGATCATCAGCTAACTGATTTAAATTGGAATAATATAAAA AATATTTCGGACGAAAAGTTCGAACAGTTATTTGCCGCTTTGCCTGGTAATACGCATTTAGAAACGTTAAGCCTCAGCAATACCGGCCTGACGGACCGAACAGCCACCAAATTGGCCGATGCTCTAGAGAAAAATAATACGCTAAAAGTTGTAAA CGtcgaaacaaattttatcagcCCTGTTATAATCGTTCGTTTGTTCAAAGCATTGCTCAAACAGAAAGTTATCGAAGAATTCAGAGCGTCTAATCAG AGATCGCAAGTGCTgggtaataaaattgaaatggaaatcACGAAATTGGTGGAGCAAAATCCGACGATACTAAGGTTGGGTTTACATTTGGAATACAATGACGCGCGACACCGAATCTCAGCCCACCTGCAACGTAATCTCGATAGAA ATCGAGTGAAGAGCGTGGTCACGGTCAACTATAATCTTACTCTGGAAAAGAGATCGTCTCGTATCGATATTAAACAAACATTGTGA
- the LOC135840966 gene encoding tropomodulin-like isoform X3: protein MSTVEEVYEGEITRTVTRRTSFKIKETSSKKTTTTMTTPAKLVSTNSTDIKKYEDMDVDQLLAQLSPEEIQILAKEVDPDDSLLPPSQRCSYECSKEPTGPVNRKKLIEHINKQALESPDRPEAKPYVAGTVRGKKWVPPQNANQKGENEKIAIDLDDEYEVALNNASQEEIIDLAAILGFHSMMNQDQYHASLLNKGQPVGLGWDGITKATQPKAFPPEPPNNTDPDESIRRVKDDDHQLTDLNWNNIKNISDEKFEQLFAALPGNTHLETLSLSNTGLTDRTATKLADALEKNNTLKVVNVETNFISPVIIVRLFKALLKQKVIEEFRASNQRSQVLGNKIEMEITKLVEQNPTILRLGLHLEYNDARHRISAHLQRNLDRSRSRRMGHFARQFTGGWVIRHHFAK from the exons ACATCATCCAAGAAAACTACCACTACGATGACAACGCCGGCCAAATTAGTCAGCACGAATTCGACCGATATCAAAAAATACGAAGACATGGACGTGGATCAGCTACTAGCCCAGCTGTCTCCCGAAGAAATTCAAATCCTAGCTAAAGAAGTCGACCCCGAT gATAGTTTATTACCTCCTTCGCAAAGATGCAGCTACGAATGTTCCAAAGAACCAACCGGACCTGTGAATAGGAAGAAATTAATCGAACACATAAACAAACAAGCGTTAGAATCGCCAGACAGACCCGAAGCGAAACCTTACGTAGCCGGTACCGTAAGAGGCAAaaag TGGGTGCCTCCTCAAAATGCTAATCAAaaaggagaaaatgaaaaaattgcaattgatCTCGACGACGAATACGAAGTTGCTTTGAATAATGCGTCGCAAGAGGAAATTATTGACCTTGCTG CAATATTAGGATTCCATTCGATGATGAATCAAGACCAGTATCACGCTTCGTTATTAAATAAAGGTCAGCCAGTCGGCTTGGGCTGGGATGGTATTACGAAAGCCACGCAGCCAAAAGCTTTCCCGCCGGAACCGCCCAATAATACCGATCCTGACGAATCGATAAGACGAGTAAAAGATGACGATCATCAGCTAACTGATTTAAATTGGAATAATATAAAA AATATTTCGGACGAAAAGTTCGAACAGTTATTTGCCGCTTTGCCTGGTAATACGCATTTAGAAACGTTAAGCCTCAGCAATACCGGCCTGACGGACCGAACAGCCACCAAATTGGCCGATGCTCTAGAGAAAAATAATACGCTAAAAGTTGTAAA CGtcgaaacaaattttatcagcCCTGTTATAATCGTTCGTTTGTTCAAAGCATTGCTCAAACAGAAAGTTATCGAAGAATTCAGAGCGTCTAATCAG AGATCGCAAGTGCTgggtaataaaattgaaatggaaatcACGAAATTGGTGGAGCAAAATCCGACGATACTAAGGTTGGGTTTACATTTGGAATACAATGACGCGCGACACCGAATCTCAGCCCACCTGCAACGTAATCTCGATAGAA GTCGTTCGCGTCGTATGGGTCATTTTGCGCGACAGTTCACTGGCGGTTGGGTTATTCGTCATCATTTTGCCAAATAG
- the LOC135840966 gene encoding tropomodulin-like isoform X1, translating to MSTVEEVYEGEITRTVTRRTSFKIKETSSKKTTTTMTTPAKLVSTNSTDIKKYEDMDVDQLLAQLSPEEIQILAKEVDPDDSLLPPSQRCSYECSKEPTGPVNRKKLIEHINKQALESPDRPEAKPYVAGTVRGKKWVPPQNANQKGENEKIAIDLDDEYEVALNNASQEEIIDLAAILGFHSMMNQDQYHASLLNKGQPVGLGWDGITKATQPKAFPPEPPNNTDPDESIRRVKDDDHQLTDLNWNNIKNISDEKFEQLFAALPGNTHLETLSLSNTGLTDRTATKLADALEKNNTLKVVNVETNFISPVIIVRLFKALLKQKVIEEFRASNQRSQVLGNKIEMEITKLVEQNPTILRLGLHLEYNDARHRISAHLQRNLDRIRKDVPLRSRFRFFKMVPPVKKIFGKKFT from the exons ACATCATCCAAGAAAACTACCACTACGATGACAACGCCGGCCAAATTAGTCAGCACGAATTCGACCGATATCAAAAAATACGAAGACATGGACGTGGATCAGCTACTAGCCCAGCTGTCTCCCGAAGAAATTCAAATCCTAGCTAAAGAAGTCGACCCCGAT gATAGTTTATTACCTCCTTCGCAAAGATGCAGCTACGAATGTTCCAAAGAACCAACCGGACCTGTGAATAGGAAGAAATTAATCGAACACATAAACAAACAAGCGTTAGAATCGCCAGACAGACCCGAAGCGAAACCTTACGTAGCCGGTACCGTAAGAGGCAAaaag TGGGTGCCTCCTCAAAATGCTAATCAAaaaggagaaaatgaaaaaattgcaattgatCTCGACGACGAATACGAAGTTGCTTTGAATAATGCGTCGCAAGAGGAAATTATTGACCTTGCTG CAATATTAGGATTCCATTCGATGATGAATCAAGACCAGTATCACGCTTCGTTATTAAATAAAGGTCAGCCAGTCGGCTTGGGCTGGGATGGTATTACGAAAGCCACGCAGCCAAAAGCTTTCCCGCCGGAACCGCCCAATAATACCGATCCTGACGAATCGATAAGACGAGTAAAAGATGACGATCATCAGCTAACTGATTTAAATTGGAATAATATAAAA AATATTTCGGACGAAAAGTTCGAACAGTTATTTGCCGCTTTGCCTGGTAATACGCATTTAGAAACGTTAAGCCTCAGCAATACCGGCCTGACGGACCGAACAGCCACCAAATTGGCCGATGCTCTAGAGAAAAATAATACGCTAAAAGTTGTAAA CGtcgaaacaaattttatcagcCCTGTTATAATCGTTCGTTTGTTCAAAGCATTGCTCAAACAGAAAGTTATCGAAGAATTCAGAGCGTCTAATCAG AGATCGCAAGTGCTgggtaataaaattgaaatggaaatcACGAAATTGGTGGAGCAAAATCCGACGATACTAAGGTTGGGTTTACATTTGGAATACAATGACGCGCGACACCGAATCTCAGCCCACCTGCAACGTAATCTCGATAGAA TAAGGAAAGACGTACCATTACGGAGTagattcagatttttcaaaatggttccaccggttaaaaaaattttcggaaaaaaatttacctag
- the LOC135840964 gene encoding lysyl oxidase homolog 2-like isoform X1, with product MTVSKNTVFFCLVLCFLVILSAGQSEKKRDKINKYLKSFKKKEGTVILTGGKNHSEGNVEIFHNGAWGNVCDDEWDVKDATVVCQQLGFKGVRKVTFNSHYGMANTGRFWMDNLYCTGNEKHLSHCHFEGWGMSDCDSSEAAGVVCETMEVQQITEVVVRKTKNKIKDIFKTSLKVRLMGGRIPEEGRVEVKIGNSDWGVICGDSWSLLEAMVVCKALGLNYASNAAQTNFFGGNASNMILSGVNCRGNESRLDHCMITDPFTTECPGNRDQIAGVVCTNVLPDLIIDTDELERSAYLEDKQLYFLQCAMEENCLASSAYSIQRNKKGNWHMQTRRLLRFTAKITNIGNTAFRPFIPKHLWEFHQCHMHYHSMEIFATFDVLDQTGVRVAEGHKASFCLEDNQCTSGASPSFACANYGDQGISVNCSDIYRHHIDCQWVDISELNPGIYTFKVSINPEFKVAEMTFANNVAICTMYYAETFVRIYNCYVQHP from the exons ATGACCGTTAGTAAGAACACAGTGTTTTTTTGCCTCGTGTtgtgttttttggtaattttaagcGCCggtcagagtgaaaaaaaacgcGACAAAATCAACAAgtatttgaaaagtttcaagaaGAAAGAAGGAACAGTGATTTTAACcggtggaaaaaatcattcggAAG GTAATGTGGAAATATTTCACAATGGAGCTTGGGGTAACGTTTGCGACGACGAATGGGATGTAAAAGATGCCACAGTGGTTTGCCAACAACTCGGTTTCAAAGGCGTTCGAAAAGTCACCTTTAATTCCCATTACGGAATGGCTAATACAG GCAGATTCTGGATGGATAATTTGTATTGTACTGGGAATGAAAAACACTTGTCACATTGCCATTTCGAAGGATGGGGTATGAGTGACTGCGATTCCTCCGAAGCTGCTGGTGTCGTTTGCGAAACAATGGAGGTGCAACAGATAACAGAAGTAGTAgtcagaaaaacgaaaaacaagaTCAAA gacattttcaaaacatcgtTAAAAGTGCGCTTAATGGGTGGAAGAATACCAGAAGAAGGTAGAGTTGAGGTGAAAATAGGAAATTCAG ATTGGGGCGTAATCTGCGGCGACAGTTGGAGTCTTTTAGAAGCAATGGTCGTATGTAAAGCACTTGGTTTAAACTACGCCAGTAATGCTGCCCAGACCAATTTCTTCGGTGGTAATGCATCAAATATGATTCTAAGCGGAGTTAATTGTCGAGGCAACGAGTCCAGGCTAGATCATTGCATGATTACTGATCCTTTCACAACAGAGTGTCCAGGAAACAGGGACCAGATAGCGGGCGTTGTTTGTACAAATG TTCTACCAGATTTAATCATCGATACTGACGAGTTAGAACGATCAGCGTACTTGGAAGATAAACAGTTATATTTCTTGCAGTGTGCTATGGAGGAAAATTGTCTAGCTTCCTCTGCTTATAGCATACAAAGAAATAAGAAGGGCAACTGGCACATGCAAACCAGGAGATTACTACGATTCACTGCTAAAATCACCAATATCGGTAATACGGCATTTCGACCTTTTATTCCAAAACATTTATGGGAATTTCACCAATGCCACAT GCATTACCACAGTATGGAGATTTTCGCCACATTCGACGTGTTGGACCAAACTGGCGTCAGGGTAGCTGAGGGACACAAGGCATCGTTTTGTTTAGAAGATAACCAGTGTACATCAGGAGCGAGTCCATCTTTCGCCTGTGCTAATTACGGTGATCAGGGAATATCTGTGAATTGTTCGGATATTTACAGACATCATATTGATTGCCAATGGGTCGATATATCGGAACTTAATCCAGGAATTTACACGTTCAAGGTATCTATTAATCCTGAATTCAAAGTAGCCGAGATGACTTTTGCCAACAATGTTGCCATATGTACGATGTATTATGCTGAAACATTCGTTAGAATTTATAATTGTTACGTTCAACATCcttga
- the LOC135840964 gene encoding lysyl oxidase homolog 2A-like isoform X2, producing MVAKFAFKYVDFLPVCVSLEQLNSKAGNYDKKFQLLKENNLQCTYSEEDFSEIRILGLESELPGFIFQFLDIFKTSLKVRLMGGRIPEEGRVEVKIGNSDWGVICGDSWSLLEAMVVCKALGLNYASNAAQTNFFGGNASNMILSGVNCRGNESRLDHCMITDPFTTECPGNRDQIAGVVCTNVLPDLIIDTDELERSAYLEDKQLYFLQCAMEENCLASSAYSIQRNKKGNWHMQTRRLLRFTAKITNIGNTAFRPFIPKHLWEFHQCHMHYHSMEIFATFDVLDQTGVRVAEGHKASFCLEDNQCTSGASPSFACANYGDQGISVNCSDIYRHHIDCQWVDISELNPGIYTFKVSINPEFKVAEMTFANNVAICTMYYAETFVRIYNCYVQHP from the exons ATGgttgctaagtttgcttttaaatatgtag ATTTTCTTCCAGTTTGCGTCAGTCTCGAGCAATTGAACTCCAAAGCTGGAAATTATGACaagaaatttcaactgctgaaaGAAAACAACCTCCAGTGTACCTATTCAGAGGAAGATTTCAGTGAAATTAGAATTCTTGGACTGGAATCTGAACTGCCAggattcatttttcagtttttg gacattttcaaaacatcgtTAAAAGTGCGCTTAATGGGTGGAAGAATACCAGAAGAAGGTAGAGTTGAGGTGAAAATAGGAAATTCAG ATTGGGGCGTAATCTGCGGCGACAGTTGGAGTCTTTTAGAAGCAATGGTCGTATGTAAAGCACTTGGTTTAAACTACGCCAGTAATGCTGCCCAGACCAATTTCTTCGGTGGTAATGCATCAAATATGATTCTAAGCGGAGTTAATTGTCGAGGCAACGAGTCCAGGCTAGATCATTGCATGATTACTGATCCTTTCACAACAGAGTGTCCAGGAAACAGGGACCAGATAGCGGGCGTTGTTTGTACAAATG TTCTACCAGATTTAATCATCGATACTGACGAGTTAGAACGATCAGCGTACTTGGAAGATAAACAGTTATATTTCTTGCAGTGTGCTATGGAGGAAAATTGTCTAGCTTCCTCTGCTTATAGCATACAAAGAAATAAGAAGGGCAACTGGCACATGCAAACCAGGAGATTACTACGATTCACTGCTAAAATCACCAATATCGGTAATACGGCATTTCGACCTTTTATTCCAAAACATTTATGGGAATTTCACCAATGCCACAT GCATTACCACAGTATGGAGATTTTCGCCACATTCGACGTGTTGGACCAAACTGGCGTCAGGGTAGCTGAGGGACACAAGGCATCGTTTTGTTTAGAAGATAACCAGTGTACATCAGGAGCGAGTCCATCTTTCGCCTGTGCTAATTACGGTGATCAGGGAATATCTGTGAATTGTTCGGATATTTACAGACATCATATTGATTGCCAATGGGTCGATATATCGGAACTTAATCCAGGAATTTACACGTTCAAGGTATCTATTAATCCTGAATTCAAAGTAGCCGAGATGACTTTTGCCAACAATGTTGCCATATGTACGATGTATTATGCTGAAACATTCGTTAGAATTTATAATTGTTACGTTCAACATCcttga